Proteins co-encoded in one Desulfitobacterium hafniense DCB-2 genomic window:
- a CDS encoding response regulator transcription factor — protein MIKILLVEDDLQLQEIIEDYFTAKSAGEIEMVCAANGADGLESAQEKDYDLVLLDVMLPEVDGFTICRELRRHSDVPIMFLTARQAEGDRLHGYGLGCDDYMIKPFSLAELYAKANSLVRRAKGMVRDDLMSVGGISLDPYRGTVSVDGRVVELAPKEYALLKLLMENAGKIVTRETLLARIWGYDFSGNDRVVDNHIKKLRQTLGKGAEQIKTVVKSGYRLEERK, from the coding sequence ATGATCAAGATCCTTTTGGTGGAGGACGATCTGCAGTTACAAGAGATCATTGAGGATTATTTCACCGCCAAAAGTGCCGGTGAAATCGAAATGGTCTGTGCGGCCAACGGAGCCGATGGGTTGGAGAGCGCTCAGGAAAAGGACTATGACCTGGTGCTGCTGGATGTGATGCTGCCGGAAGTGGATGGTTTCACTATCTGCCGGGAACTCAGGCGTCACAGCGATGTCCCCATAATGTTCCTGACGGCCCGCCAGGCGGAAGGGGACAGACTTCACGGTTACGGCCTTGGGTGTGACGACTACATGATAAAACCCTTTTCCCTGGCGGAACTCTATGCCAAAGCCAACTCTTTGGTTCGGCGGGCCAAGGGTATGGTACGGGATGACCTGATGAGCGTGGGGGGAATCAGCCTCGATCCTTACAGGGGCACCGTTTCGGTGGACGGAAGAGTGGTGGAGCTGGCCCCGAAAGAATACGCCCTCTTAAAATTGCTGATGGAGAATGCCGGAAAAATCGTCACCCGGGAGACCCTGCTGGCGAGGATCTGGGGCTATGATTTTTCCGGGAATGACCGGGTGGTGGATAACCATATCAAAAAGCTCCGGCAGACGCTGGGAAAAGGGGCGGAACAGATTAAAACCGTGGTGAAAAGCGGCTACCGTCTGGAGGAGAGAAAATGA
- a CDS encoding EAL and HDOD domain-containing protein, producing MDVFVARQPILDSQGHIHAYELLFRESMDNYFKSGDGDSATSSLISSSFFLMDFNKLTMGKPAFINFTANLLREGMATLLPKNQVVIEILEDVEPDPEVVAACKSLKEKGYQIALDDFVFRPDYRSLIELADIIKVDFRATQSYELQALIKRLNELNIRFLAEKVETLEEYKKAKDFGYGLFQGYFFSKPNIVQGKDISSNKLNYLRLLQQVNSPDVDIDKLEKIIRADISLTYKLLKFINSSAFGLNSQISSIKQALTLLGPKEVKKWASVIVMGKITDGKPDALAIQSYVRASFAEKLSAKVGLGSMDSNAFLLGLFSLIDACLDRPLAEILQELPIEVPVKNALLGQPNGYRYLLELIIAYEQGNWSVVNRLLNKFSIKEECVPQYYLQALQEAHELNQ from the coding sequence ATGGATGTTTTTGTAGCTCGTCAGCCAATCCTGGATTCCCAGGGTCATATTCACGCTTATGAACTTCTTTTCAGGGAAAGCATGGACAATTATTTTAAGAGCGGCGATGGGGACTCAGCCACCAGTTCCCTGATCTCCAGCAGCTTTTTTCTCATGGACTTCAATAAGCTGACCATGGGCAAACCTGCCTTCATCAACTTCACAGCAAATTTGCTTAGGGAAGGGATGGCCACTTTACTCCCCAAGAACCAAGTGGTCATTGAGATCCTCGAAGATGTGGAGCCCGATCCGGAAGTTGTAGCAGCCTGTAAGAGCCTTAAGGAAAAGGGCTATCAAATCGCTTTGGATGATTTTGTGTTCCGGCCGGATTATCGCTCTTTGATTGAACTGGCCGACATCATTAAGGTGGATTTCCGAGCCACTCAGAGCTATGAATTGCAGGCCTTGATCAAACGATTGAATGAACTCAATATACGTTTCTTAGCTGAAAAAGTAGAGACTCTGGAGGAATATAAGAAGGCCAAGGATTTTGGTTATGGATTGTTTCAGGGGTATTTCTTCAGCAAGCCGAATATTGTTCAAGGTAAAGATATTTCCTCAAATAAATTGAACTACTTGAGATTGTTGCAGCAGGTCAATTCTCCGGATGTAGACATAGACAAACTGGAAAAAATCATAAGGGCGGATATCTCCCTTACCTATAAATTATTGAAATTTATTAATTCCTCCGCCTTTGGTCTGAACTCTCAGATCTCCTCCATTAAGCAAGCCTTGACCCTATTAGGACCTAAAGAAGTGAAAAAATGGGCCTCAGTCATCGTGATGGGTAAAATCACCGATGGAAAACCCGATGCCCTTGCTATCCAATCCTATGTCAGAGCCAGCTTTGCCGAAAAACTATCCGCGAAGGTGGGCTTAGGGAGTATGGATTCCAATGCTTTCTTATTAGGGCTTTTCTCCTTGATCGATGCCTGCCTGGATCGTCCCCTGGCCGAGATTCTTCAGGAACTTCCCATCGAAGTGCCGGTAAAAAATGCTCTTTTAGGGCAACCCAATGGGTATCGTTATCTGCTGGAGTTGATCATTGCTTATGAACAAGGAAATTGGTCTGTGGTAAACCGATTGCTCAATAAGTTCAGTATCAAGGAAGAATGTGTTCCTCAGTATTATTTGCAAGCTTTGCAGGAAGCACATGAATTGAACCAATAA
- a CDS encoding DIP1984 family protein, producing the protein MKLAEALILRADYQKRIQQLRNRLEHCVKVQEGEEPAENPQVLLSEIDAIFKELTELIQRINRTNCHIRFDEKRTLADALVERDLLLNKRGILAHIAENAAIKHDRFSRSEVKFISTIDVGETQKQADQLSREFRELDTRIQGMNWTIDLME; encoded by the coding sequence ATGAAACTGGCAGAAGCACTGATTTTACGAGCCGATTATCAAAAAAGAATTCAACAGCTGAGAAACCGGCTGGAGCATTGTGTTAAGGTTCAGGAGGGAGAAGAGCCGGCGGAGAATCCTCAGGTGTTGTTAAGTGAGATTGACGCTATCTTCAAGGAATTAACTGAACTTATTCAAAGGATCAACAGAACCAATTGCCACATCAGATTTGATGAGAAGCGGACCCTGGCCGATGCTTTGGTGGAAAGGGATCTATTGCTCAATAAGAGGGGGATTCTTGCTCACATTGCCGAGAATGCCGCTATCAAACACGACCGGTTCAGCCGCTCCGAAGTGAAGTTTATCAGCACCATCGATGTAGGCGAGACCCAAAAGCAAGCGGACCAATTGTCGAGGGAATTCAGAGAACTGGATACCCGGATCCAGGGCATGAACTGGACTATTGATCTCATGGAATGA
- a CDS encoding VOC family protein has product MSDWLIPYINFNGNCEEAVKFYQSAIGGEAQILHYKDAPANPDFPISEGSQNLVLHAELRKDGHVIRFADNFPGTPFSQGNAISFALELPTAEETRRIFTALSQEGEVEMDLQETFFSPLYAKFTDKFGVHWQLHCKKSGPFST; this is encoded by the coding sequence ATGAGCGATTGGTTAATTCCCTATATTAACTTTAACGGCAATTGTGAAGAAGCGGTGAAGTTCTATCAATCGGCAATAGGTGGAGAAGCGCAAATTCTCCACTACAAAGATGCCCCGGCTAATCCGGATTTTCCCATCAGTGAGGGTAGCCAAAACCTGGTCCTGCATGCCGAGCTCAGAAAGGACGGACATGTCATTCGATTCGCAGACAATTTTCCCGGCACCCCCTTTAGCCAAGGAAACGCTATTTCCTTTGCCCTGGAATTGCCTACTGCAGAAGAGACTCGCAGGATCTTCACCGCTCTATCCCAAGAAGGAGAAGTCGAGATGGATCTCCAGGAAACTTTCTTCAGCCCTCTCTATGCGAAATTTACGGATAAATTCGGAGTTCATTGGCAGCTTCATTGTAAAAAGTCAGGCCCTTTTTCCACCTGA
- a CDS encoding sensor histidine kinase — protein sequence MKKKIYLRTFSWLMGIWLVFMSGFSVFVLSVEKNEIKREFMERARTIGVDVERIINDCQGSEDKKVAIQKELNWKINSLTSYQGYEAAVYTEEGELISSTNEYWTCQYTSHRKGNTHYMGYAVLDPKKWFSAEEVAEMEEYLYGEHHPVKVGDLWRYSLDMEGFWLDGAEVIPDTIRVTKTVADTFNEQGEVTSGGGKRLGVPVYRSNYVDAGELPYYEHGALQGNSVFTPDGKIRLRSDERQTALREALLDKHIFEEVIEAAIANFMQAPAIEVREGFTYRFITPYPYQSMINSQDGGSYTSEYWIVTANEFNILTGVLPILSGVWIGCFAIFAFTAGILSAQTWKTFRSREELEQQRRDMTQAIAHDLKTPLAVISGYAENLAENVHTEKREHYAAGIQENVRRCDRMVRDMLELSRMESGGVKLALEEVSLREITEEMMSRYEDVFFTKGIIWAIDGRAGIKADRELMERVLDNLVSNAAAHTAIGGTVQVKITEKRWSITNTGSPIPDEELPRIWQAYYKLDQSRTGSGSGLGLSIVRSIMELHGFQYGAENTEAGVCFWFEW from the coding sequence ATGAAAAAGAAGATCTATCTGCGTACCTTTAGCTGGCTGATGGGGATTTGGCTGGTCTTTATGAGCGGTTTTTCAGTGTTTGTCTTATCCGTGGAGAAAAACGAAATCAAGAGAGAGTTTATGGAGCGTGCCAGGACCATCGGTGTGGATGTGGAGCGTATTATTAACGATTGTCAGGGCAGTGAGGATAAAAAGGTCGCCATCCAGAAAGAACTCAACTGGAAAATCAACTCCTTGACTTCTTATCAAGGCTATGAAGCCGCCGTTTACACTGAGGAAGGAGAGCTGATCTCCAGCACCAATGAGTATTGGACCTGCCAATATACATCTCACCGGAAAGGGAATACCCACTATATGGGCTATGCTGTGCTTGATCCTAAGAAGTGGTTCAGTGCCGAAGAAGTTGCAGAAATGGAAGAATATTTGTATGGGGAGCATCATCCGGTAAAGGTGGGGGATCTCTGGCGTTATTCTCTGGATATGGAGGGATTCTGGCTGGATGGGGCCGAGGTCATTCCGGATACGATCAGGGTAACGAAAACCGTGGCGGACACCTTTAATGAGCAGGGGGAGGTTACCTCCGGCGGAGGGAAGAGATTAGGTGTTCCAGTCTACCGATCCAATTATGTGGATGCCGGTGAATTGCCCTATTATGAACATGGAGCCCTACAAGGGAATAGTGTCTTTACTCCTGACGGGAAAATAAGATTACGCAGCGATGAGCGGCAGACCGCCTTGCGGGAAGCTTTGCTCGATAAACATATCTTTGAAGAAGTCATCGAGGCAGCTATCGCCAATTTTATGCAAGCTCCGGCCATCGAGGTCAGGGAGGGCTTCACTTACCGCTTTATCACCCCTTATCCTTATCAAAGCATGATTAACTCTCAGGATGGTGGCAGCTATACCAGTGAATATTGGATTGTAACGGCCAATGAATTTAATATTTTGACCGGGGTCTTGCCGATCCTGAGCGGGGTCTGGATCGGTTGCTTCGCAATCTTTGCCTTTACTGCCGGAATTCTTTCGGCACAGACCTGGAAAACCTTCCGCAGCCGCGAGGAGCTGGAACAACAGCGTCGGGACATGACCCAGGCTATCGCTCATGATTTAAAGACGCCGCTGGCTGTTATATCCGGTTATGCGGAGAACCTGGCTGAGAATGTCCACACGGAAAAGCGGGAGCACTATGCAGCGGGGATTCAGGAGAATGTCCGGCGCTGCGACCGTATGGTCAGGGATATGCTGGAACTCTCCCGCATGGAGAGCGGCGGGGTAAAGCTGGCTTTGGAAGAGGTTTCCTTACGGGAAATTACCGAGGAGATGATGTCGAGGTATGAGGATGTTTTTTTTACTAAAGGAATTATTTGGGCGATAGATGGCAGAGCCGGAATCAAGGCGGACAGGGAGCTTATGGAGCGGGTCCTGGATAACCTTGTCAGCAATGCGGCCGCTCATACGGCGATAGGTGGCACGGTTCAGGTAAAGATCACCGAAAAACGGTGGAGTATTACGAATACCGGTTCCCCTATTCCGGACGAAGAGCTTCCCCGTATCTGGCAGGCCTATTATAAGCTGGATCAGTCGCGAACGGGCAGCGGCTCAGGTCTTGGGCTTTCCATCGTTCGCTCAATCATGGAGCTGCATGGTTTCCAATATGGGGCGGAAAATACGGAGGCAGGGGTGTGTTTCTGGTTCGAATGGTAA
- a CDS encoding type II toxin-antitoxin system VapC family toxin, with protein sequence MGRLEDKIKQYDCIAIDTNSFIYLMERNPIFFNVVRELFNSIESGTVYAVSSILLMTEVLTKPLRERDKVLVNRYMAFIGTFPNLELKEVNNKIAFKAAKLRAAYGLKTPDAIFIATAIQEKAKLFVTNDVRLQKVEGVETLLLNDYLD encoded by the coding sequence GTGGGACGATTAGAGGATAAGATTAAGCAATATGATTGTATCGCAATTGATACAAATTCTTTTATCTACCTCATGGAGAGAAATCCCATATTTTTTAATGTTGTACGAGAACTCTTTAATTCGATTGAGTCCGGTACTGTCTATGCTGTTTCTTCAATATTACTGATGACAGAAGTGTTGACTAAACCACTTCGTGAAAGAGATAAAGTGCTCGTCAATCGTTATATGGCTTTTATAGGTACATTTCCTAATTTGGAGCTAAAAGAAGTTAACAATAAGATCGCATTTAAAGCTGCAAAGCTTAGAGCAGCTTATGGATTGAAGACTCCGGATGCAATCTTTATAGCCACAGCTATCCAAGAAAAGGCAAAGCTTTTTGTTACCAATGATGTAAGACTTCAAAAGGTAGAGGGAGTCGAGACTCTTCTTCTAAACGATTACCTCGATTGA
- a CDS encoding MutS family DNA mismatch repair protein produces the protein MKNSFHKKTGRHSVKEPQIIYEKRKQAYEDLSKKQKRTANQLSNYRLFSFLLGFSVAVLLYLKVSGVLGIVVGILTLGVFLYLASRHRSVRTQLRYAEILTGLNQKGIQRLQGEWVKFKEQGVEFIEEKHPYAIDLDLFGQASIFQWINSAQTPLGRIALSEVLKTPAKNHEEILKRQEAIAELAQNLGWRQRFETEGIIASQQFQAVEPFIHWAKEREEAYLKPVLKLAVTVLPAITCIMGALYVFWSAVPWQVPGLLVAVQILLLQLYNKERSKVLAMVYKHEASLKTYADMLKQLEKKKFRTEELQKLQNILRDQEGRSAYKQIQKLSKIVERISNRDNAMFIFINILLLWDYHCMIALEEWKSKSGGLLRSWLEVIAKFEELSSLATIPFENPDWVVPEIVEKGNEQQRGIAARQMGHPLLTRKRVTNDFTLREPSGIALITGSNMSGKSTFLRTVGTNLLLAYTGAPVCAQKFRCSIVEIWTCMRVSDNLEQSISSFYAEILRIKQIVEAAEGNEPVFFLLDEIFKGTNSHDRHQGAIALIQQLQKKGALGLVSTHDLELGELERESKGRIKNYHFREYYQNKEIHFDYTLREGISTTRNALYLIRLAGIEIKED, from the coding sequence ATGAAGAATTCTTTTCATAAAAAGACGGGGAGGCATAGTGTGAAGGAGCCGCAAATCATTTACGAAAAAAGAAAACAGGCCTATGAAGACTTAAGTAAAAAACAGAAGCGAACAGCGAATCAGTTAAGCAACTATCGGTTGTTTTCTTTCTTATTGGGCTTTTCTGTCGCTGTTTTACTATATCTAAAAGTCAGTGGCGTCTTAGGAATAGTGGTGGGGATTCTCACCCTGGGAGTTTTCCTGTACCTTGCTTCACGTCATCGCTCTGTCCGCACCCAATTGCGCTACGCGGAGATTCTCACCGGCCTTAATCAGAAAGGAATCCAACGGTTGCAAGGAGAATGGGTAAAGTTTAAGGAGCAGGGGGTAGAATTCATTGAGGAAAAACACCCCTATGCTATTGATTTGGATCTTTTTGGACAGGCTTCAATTTTTCAATGGATTAATTCTGCCCAAACTCCCTTGGGGAGAATTGCTTTAAGCGAAGTCCTCAAAACTCCAGCTAAGAACCATGAGGAAATACTAAAGCGTCAAGAAGCCATTGCGGAGCTGGCCCAAAATTTAGGATGGCGTCAGCGTTTTGAGACAGAAGGAATCATTGCCTCCCAGCAATTTCAGGCCGTGGAGCCCTTTATCCATTGGGCAAAGGAAAGAGAAGAAGCTTATTTAAAGCCTGTTCTCAAGCTGGCCGTAACGGTTCTTCCCGCCATAACCTGCATCATGGGAGCCCTCTATGTGTTTTGGAGTGCCGTTCCCTGGCAGGTTCCCGGACTATTGGTTGCTGTCCAAATCCTGCTGCTCCAGTTATATAATAAAGAGCGTTCCAAGGTTCTAGCCATGGTGTATAAGCATGAAGCCAGTTTAAAGACCTATGCCGATATGCTGAAGCAGCTTGAGAAAAAGAAGTTCCGCACAGAGGAACTTCAGAAGCTTCAGAACATTTTGCGTGACCAAGAAGGGCGATCTGCCTATAAGCAGATTCAGAAGCTCTCCAAGATAGTGGAGCGGATCTCCAATCGTGACAATGCGATGTTTATCTTTATCAACATTCTTTTGCTTTGGGACTATCATTGCATGATAGCTCTTGAGGAATGGAAGAGCAAATCCGGAGGCCTTTTGCGCAGCTGGCTGGAGGTTATAGCGAAATTTGAAGAATTATCCAGCCTGGCTACCATCCCTTTCGAGAATCCGGATTGGGTAGTCCCTGAGATAGTAGAAAAAGGCAATGAACAACAACGGGGAATAGCCGCCCGCCAAATGGGCCATCCTCTGCTTACCCGTAAACGGGTGACCAATGATTTTACCCTAAGGGAGCCCTCGGGAATCGCTCTTATTACCGGCTCCAACATGTCAGGGAAGAGTACTTTTTTACGCACTGTGGGGACGAATCTTCTGCTTGCCTATACAGGTGCTCCGGTGTGTGCCCAAAAGTTCCGCTGCTCTATTGTGGAGATATGGACCTGTATGCGTGTCAGCGATAATCTTGAGCAAAGCATTTCCTCCTTCTATGCGGAGATATTGCGGATTAAGCAGATTGTGGAAGCAGCAGAAGGGAATGAACCGGTGTTCTTCTTACTAGATGAGATTTTCAAGGGAACGAACTCCCATGATCGTCACCAAGGAGCTATCGCATTAATTCAGCAATTGCAGAAGAAAGGGGCATTGGGGCTGGTATCGACCCATGACCTGGAGCTGGGTGAGCTGGAGAGGGAAAGCAAGGGCAGGATCAAAAACTACCACTTCCGGGAGTACTACCAAAACAAGGAGATCCACTTTGATTATACCCTCAGAGAGGGAATATCCACCACACGCAATGCTTTATACCTGATACGTCTGGCAGGAATTGAGATTAAAGAGGATTAA